The DNA window TTGCGGGTCCGACCTGCACTTGTACAACGGCAATGTGCCGGACACCCGCGTCGGCATGACGTTTGGCCATGAATTCATTGGGGAAATCGTGGAGATTGGCTCCGAGGTGACCGAGGTGAAAGTGGGCGACCGGGTGATGGTGCCGTTCAACATTGCCTGCGGGCGGTGTATCTGCTGCAAGCAGGGCATGTACGGCAACTGCTACGAATCTAATTCTGAGTCTACGGCCGGTGGCGGCTTTTTGGGGTATTCGCATACCGGGGGCGGCCACAACGGCGGCCAGGCCGAATACGCCCGGGTACCCTACGCCAATTTCGGCCCCACGGTGATTCCGGCGGGCATGGACCTCGACGACGCCGTGCTGCTCACCGACATCACGCCAACCGGCTACCAGGCCGCCGAAATGGCCGGCATTCAGCCCGGCGATACGGTGGTGGTGTTTGGCGCGGGGCCGGTGGGCATTATGGCGGCGCGGTGCTGCTGGCTGTTCGGCGCAGGCCGCGTCATCATCATCGACCAGTACGACTACCGGCTGGAATTTGCCAAGAATTTCGCCAAGTGCGAAGCCTACAACTTCCGGACCGACATGGACGACCCGGTCATGTTCCTGAAGAAAATCACCGATTGGATTGGCCCCGATGCCTGCATCGATGCCGTGGGGGCCGAGGCCGAAGGCAACGTCATGCAAACCATCACCGGGCGCAAGTTGCTGCTCCAGGGCGGCTCGGCTACGGCGCTGCACTGGGCCATCAACGCGGTGCGGAAAGGCGGCGTAATTTCCATTGTGGGCGTGTACGGCCCGACCGACAACCTCATCCCCATCGGCAACGTGCTCAACAAGGGCCTGACCATTCGGGCTAACCAGGCCTCGGTGAAGCGCCACCTGCCCCGCATGATTGACCACGTGATGAACGGCATCCTCAAGCCCAGCTTGTTAATAACCCACCGCATTCCCTTGGAGGAAGTCGCCGAAGGCTACCACATTTTTTCGGCTAGGCTTGACAATTGCATCAAGACGGTCCTCATCCCCCCCACTGCTAATCGCTAAGCCGCGCCTCATGAAAAAGACCGCACAAGATTTTGCCCACATCCCCGGCTGGGGCATCGATGCCGACCCCAAAAACGACCCCACGTATCCAAACCGGCATCGCACCGGCGAGGAACACGACGGCCGCTCCTGGGAGCGGCCCACCCAACAGGTCCTCGACCGGGAAGTGCTGCACTCCATCGAGCGGCCCGATTACACGGCCGTGGTCGGCAACTCAGTGCCCCCTTCGGGCCTGAGCGGCATGATTCGGCGCTTCGCCTTCAAATACAGCGAAAACAGCTACCTCCACTGGCTGCCCCTGGTAATGGCCGACAAGGTGAATGTGGTGGAAGGCCTGCTGGATGACCTGGCGCATGGCACGGTGCCCAACATCTGGGCCGAGAAGGGGTACAACTCCGAATGGAAACACGACAAGAAGAGTCTTTTCATTAAGCTCGGTACCGTGGCCGCCCTGACGGCCGGCGTGGTGTACTTAATGACCTCAAATAACAAGGGTTCAAAGCCAAAGCGGGGCTAGCGCGTGGTCCGCTCGGGCGACCACCACAACCGAAACCGTGGATAGTAATCCTTGCGATTGGTGAGAAAACAGAAGCGCCGGCCCCAAAGGACCGGCGCTTCTGTTTTCATGAAGTCAGGTTTATCCGTTTAGTAAAACGAGGGTGGCTGTTGCAGAACTCTTGGCAATGACCTAAAAAGCCGACTAAGGGGGCGGCAAGCGAATGGAAAGGCCCAGGCAGGGCTCTTTTTGGCCTTCTTATAGCAGCGGGGGGATAAAATTACTCTAAGCCTACTGCCTGTTGAAATAGGTGTCCATCAATCTTGGTCGTCACGCTACTGAGTAACAGTCGCCAGGTTCAGAAACTGCGTTCATAGCTGAGGGCTGGCAGAATGGGAAACAAACTCAGCTGATAAAGCCGCCGCTGCCCCTTTGTGAAATAGCTGTCGTTCTCGCCTGAGCTGTAGTAGATGTAGTACGAATTGTGCCGGCTGTAGGCATTATAGGCCCCCACCCGCCAGATTCGTTCCCCGTACTTGACGGACTTGGTAAAGGTG is part of the Hymenobacter sublimis genome and encodes:
- a CDS encoding zinc-dependent alcohol dehydrogenase yields the protein MLAMDFRGPRRVRAVQKPMPEILHPEDAIVKVLRTCICGSDLHLYNGNVPDTRVGMTFGHEFIGEIVEIGSEVTEVKVGDRVMVPFNIACGRCICCKQGMYGNCYESNSESTAGGGFLGYSHTGGGHNGGQAEYARVPYANFGPTVIPAGMDLDDAVLLTDITPTGYQAAEMAGIQPGDTVVVFGAGPVGIMAARCCWLFGAGRVIIIDQYDYRLEFAKNFAKCEAYNFRTDMDDPVMFLKKITDWIGPDACIDAVGAEAEGNVMQTITGRKLLLQGGSATALHWAINAVRKGGVISIVGVYGPTDNLIPIGNVLNKGLTIRANQASVKRHLPRMIDHVMNGILKPSLLITHRIPLEEVAEGYHIFSARLDNCIKTVLIPPTANR